From Variimorphobacter saccharofermentans, one genomic window encodes:
- a CDS encoding DUF3800 domain-containing protein has protein sequence MLTFIDESGYPRPTDSTKNPILLGVCIHENDIKPITNQIYKLKDSIYGKQDEIKSTKLIREATITKNRTNNKAYVEGMVDIITSYDAAIFAVIMDKPDEPIIVPEHHLPKQYYLLLKKVEFYCNHHHYGKAMMIFDEVHEDADRKIAEAITGFLFKTKFGRSFHHILEMPLFVSSAVTPAVQFADIFAGIVRHYYENELDQKEPETEFQEWLVELFTKLHNLTENNFIPKSHYLEYGFQKMGKNFSYPVSEKFTTSDNDENLLSEEFSNDLSE, from the coding sequence ATGCTTACATTCATAGACGAAAGTGGATACCCTCGCCCTACAGATTCAACCAAAAATCCTATCCTGCTTGGTGTCTGTATCCATGAGAATGATATTAAACCAATTACAAATCAGATATACAAATTAAAAGATTCTATTTATGGAAAGCAGGACGAAATAAAGTCTACAAAACTTATTCGTGAAGCGACCATTACCAAGAATCGTACAAATAATAAAGCGTATGTTGAAGGCATGGTGGACATCATTACCTCTTATGACGCCGCTATTTTTGCCGTAATTATGGACAAGCCAGATGAACCAATTATTGTTCCAGAACATCATCTTCCGAAACAGTATTACCTTCTGTTAAAAAAGGTTGAGTTTTACTGTAATCATCATCACTATGGCAAAGCAATGATGATATTTGATGAGGTGCATGAGGATGCTGACCGAAAAATTGCTGAGGCAATTACAGGTTTTCTTTTCAAAACGAAGTTTGGGCGTTCTTTCCATCACATATTAGAAATGCCCTTGTTTGTCAGTTCTGCTGTAACCCCTGCAGTGCAGTTTGCCGATATTTTTGCTGGTATCGTGAGGCATTATTACGAAAATGAACTTGATCAAAAAGAACCAGAAACAGAATTTCAGGAATGGCTTGTAGAGCTTTTCACTAAATTACATAATCTTACAGAAAATAACTTCATCCCCAAATCACATTATCTGGAATATGGCTTTCAGAAAATGGGCAAAAACTTCTCCTATCCTGTAAGCGAGAAATTTACTACTTCTGATAATGATGAAAACCTTTTAAGTGAAGAATTTTCTAATGATTTATCTGAATAA
- a CDS encoding relaxase/mobilization nuclease domain-containing protein gives MAYTKIHAIKATVDKAINYICNPEKTDEKMFVSSYACSPETATYDFKYTLDHCRENSPNKAYHLIQAFAPGEVGFEEAHCIGKELADKLLEGKYSYVVTTHIDKGHVHNHIIFCAADNIEHNKYHDCKQSYYHIRNLSDELCKEHNLSVIIPGAHRGKKYKEWQSDQNGSAWKTLIRKDINFCIKSASTYDEFLLLMRAKGYEIKGETFEEGAAKYISFRPLDKERFVRGSAKSLGKEYTKERIRERIERKGERKAVIPKKDYSARRLIDTSDEKFKSSPGLQRWAAIENLKIAAQSYNEVGSLTELEHKISVKTEAGKSAKQSVVELEHRIKDLAEIIKYAQQYKNNRSYHIGYKKAKNPDAYFRRYESQIILYGGARRMLEQAGINLKGLNVDKLKAEYQELMKQKSELTSTYKDCEKEVRELKRKQENLNRYLGRDIPNPQDSKNKQQSL, from the coding sequence ATGGCGTACACAAAAATCCATGCTATCAAAGCAACCGTTGATAAAGCGATAAACTACATCTGCAACCCCGAAAAGACCGATGAAAAAATGTTCGTTTCCTCTTATGCCTGTTCTCCGGAAACCGCAACTTATGACTTCAAATATACTCTCGACCACTGCCGGGAAAACAGTCCCAACAAAGCCTATCATTTGATACAGGCTTTTGCTCCGGGAGAGGTTGGTTTTGAAGAAGCGCATTGCATTGGAAAGGAGCTTGCAGATAAACTTTTAGAGGGGAAATATTCGTATGTTGTTACCACTCATATTGACAAAGGGCACGTCCATAATCACATCATTTTTTGCGCTGCTGACAACATCGAACACAACAAATATCACGACTGCAAACAGTCCTATTACCACATCCGGAATCTGAGTGATGAGCTGTGCAAGGAACACAATCTTTCCGTCATCATTCCAGGTGCGCATCGTGGCAAAAAATACAAAGAATGGCAGTCCGACCAGAACGGTTCTGCATGGAAAACTCTGATCAGAAAGGACATCAATTTCTGCATCAAGTCGGCTTCCACTTACGATGAATTTCTGCTTCTAATGAGAGCCAAAGGGTATGAAATTAAAGGGGAAACTTTTGAAGAAGGAGCTGCCAAATACATCTCATTCCGCCCTCTGGATAAAGAGCGTTTTGTACGTGGCAGTGCGAAGTCTTTGGGTAAGGAATACACAAAGGAGCGTATCCGGGAACGCATTGAGAGGAAAGGGGAACGAAAGGCAGTAATCCCGAAAAAAGATTACTCTGCCCGCAGGCTCATTGACACCTCGGACGAGAAATTTAAGAGCAGTCCGGGACTGCAAAGGTGGGCTGCCATTGAGAATTTAAAGATTGCCGCACAGAGCTATAATGAAGTCGGTTCCCTTACAGAACTAGAACACAAAATTTCAGTGAAAACCGAAGCCGGAAAGTCTGCAAAGCAGAGCGTGGTGGAACTGGAACACCGCATCAAAGACCTTGCGGAAATCATCAAATATGCACAGCAGTACAAAAACAACCGCTCCTATCATATCGGCTACAAAAAAGCCAAGAACCCTGACGCATATTTCCGCAGATACGAAAGCCAGATCATTCTTTATGGCGGTGCCAGACGTATGCTTGAACAGGCGGGCATAAACTTAAAGGGCTTGAATGTCGATAAACTGAAAGCAGAGTATCAGGAACTGATGAAGCAGAAAAGTGAGTTGACATCCACCTATAAAGATTGTGAAAAGGAAGTGCGTGAGCTGAAACGGAAACAAGAAAACCTCAATCGGTATCTTGGAAGGGATATACCTAATCCCCAAGATTCCAAAAACAAACAACAATCTCTATAA
- a CDS encoding MobC family plasmid mobilization relaxosome protein — MANRKRTNPVQFYLDDDEQYILDEKFRLSGMKSKSAFLRKLILYGYVYDVDYSYLRNYNTELGRISSNLNQIAKRINSTGNIYKEDMDEVKELMNEVWRTQKSMLSKQPLIKR, encoded by the coding sequence ATGGCAAACAGAAAACGCACCAATCCGGTGCAATTTTATCTCGATGATGACGAGCAGTATATCCTGGACGAGAAGTTCAGATTATCCGGCATGAAAAGTAAGTCCGCTTTCTTACGAAAGCTCATTTTGTATGGCTACGTCTATGACGTGGATTACAGTTATTTAAGAAATTACAATACGGAGCTTGGACGTATCAGCTCAAATCTGAACCAGATTGCCAAGCGGATAAACAGCACCGGAAACATTTATAAGGAAGATATGGACGAAGTAAAGGAGTTGATGAATGAGGTATGGCGTACACAAAAATCCATGCTATCAAAGCAACCGTTGATAAAGCGATAA
- a CDS encoding transposase — protein MAIQYTEEFKINAVKYWNDHQDLGIGKCAKNLGISKSALSNWGKAYTINDGTIPTRGRGNFESDDAKEIARLRKELRDTQDALDILKKAIGILGK, from the coding sequence ATGGCTATACAGTACACAGAGGAATTCAAAATCAATGCAGTAAAATACTGGAATGATCATCAGGATTTAGGCATCGGAAAGTGCGCAAAGAACTTAGGAATCAGTAAAAGTGCTCTTTCTAATTGGGGGAAAGCCTATACAATTAATGACGGCACGATCCCTACAAGAGGGCGTGGTAATTTCGAAAGCGACGATGCTAAGGAAATAGCTAGACTACGTAAAGAGTTACGTGATACTCAAGATGCACTTGATATATTAAAAAAAGCAATCGGCATACTGGGAAAATGA
- a CDS encoding IS3 family transposase — protein sequence MTEALFLEAAIKEEQLLEQGKRRLNVSGVLKILGVSRSGYLSWKKRLPSKREKRKRIIKERIIDIYKDSHQNYGAPKITECLRKEGEIIAEKTVGNYMRELGIKAQYVKPYTVTTINSDFSNELKNILEEQFNPQKPDAVWCSDITYIWTYEGFVYLTSIMDLYSRKIIAWTLSNTLEARWVIETVNKAKKARNVSAPLILHSDRGIQYVSTEYIKATIGICRSYSKKAYPWDNACIEAFHALIKREWLNRFKIYDYNQAYRLVFQYIDTFYNTIRIHSHCGYLSPNEYESSYWDKLNKMERKEARYEAC from the coding sequence ATGACCGAAGCTCTGTTTCTGGAAGCTGCTATAAAAGAAGAGCAGCTTCTAGAGCAGGGAAAACGCCGGCTGAATGTCTCTGGTGTGCTGAAAATATTAGGCGTTTCAAGAAGCGGATATCTGAGCTGGAAAAAACGGCTTCCATCTAAAAGAGAGAAAAGAAAACGTATCATTAAAGAGCGGATTATCGATATCTATAAGGACTCCCATCAAAATTATGGTGCGCCAAAGATAACCGAATGTTTAAGGAAAGAAGGAGAAATCATTGCTGAAAAAACCGTAGGTAATTACATGCGTGAGCTTGGAATAAAAGCGCAGTACGTAAAACCTTATACAGTGACAACAATAAATTCAGATTTCAGCAATGAGTTAAAAAATATACTAGAGGAGCAATTTAATCCCCAAAAACCGGATGCTGTTTGGTGTTCAGATATTACATATATTTGGACATATGAAGGCTTTGTATATCTTACTAGTATCATGGATCTATATTCTCGAAAAATAATTGCTTGGACCTTGAGCAATACACTGGAAGCCAGATGGGTAATTGAGACAGTAAATAAGGCTAAAAAAGCGAGAAATGTAAGTGCCCCGTTAATCTTACATAGTGATCGAGGTATACAGTATGTAAGCACCGAATATATAAAAGCAACAATAGGCATATGCCGAAGTTACTCTAAAAAGGCATATCCGTGGGATAATGCGTGCATAGAAGCCTTTCATGCATTAATAAAAAGAGAATGGTTGAATCGATTTAAGATATACGATTATAACCAAGCATATCGTCTGGTATTCCAGTATATTGATACCTTTTACAATACAATTAGAATACACAGCCATTGTGGATATCTTTCACCTAATGAATACGAATCCAGTTACTGGGATAAACTGAATAAAATGGAACGAAAGGAAGCAAGATATGAAGCATGTTAA
- a CDS encoding AAA family ATPase, whose protein sequence is MKKMLDIKKANIDKLKAEVSEKGKNITSVQPAIDEINKSLKAYGFTNFTIQPAKDKENHYCIERDDGTMATNTLSEGEETFLSFLYFMQQSKGSTDPNHVADKKIIVLDDPISSLDSTILYIVGAMVKELSKNIRDGIGDVTQLFVLTHNVFFHKEASFIDGQTKKVKDVNYWMIRKDNGISVITSYGMDNPISTSYELLWKELRDNDNLTMISIQNTMRRIIENYYGMLGNKKTNT, encoded by the coding sequence ATTAAAAAAATGCTAGATATAAAAAAAGCTAACATAGATAAGCTTAAGGCGGAAGTGTCGGAAAAGGGTAAGAACATTACAAGTGTTCAACCTGCCATAGATGAAATAAACAAATCTTTGAAGGCATATGGTTTTACGAATTTTACTATACAACCTGCAAAGGACAAAGAAAACCATTATTGTATAGAGCGTGACGATGGAACAATGGCGACAAACACACTTAGTGAGGGTGAAGAGACATTTTTGTCATTTTTGTATTTTATGCAGCAATCGAAGGGATCAACTGATCCGAATCATGTTGCAGATAAAAAAATAATTGTTTTGGATGATCCGATTAGTAGCCTTGATAGCACAATACTATATATTGTGGGTGCAATGGTAAAAGAATTGTCTAAAAATATACGCGATGGTATTGGAGATGTTACTCAGCTGTTTGTATTAACGCATAATGTTTTCTTTCATAAAGAAGCATCCTTTATAGATGGTCAGACTAAGAAAGTGAAAGACGTGAATTATTGGATGATTCGTAAAGATAATGGTATTTCCGTAATTACTTCTTATGGAATGGATAATCCTATTTCAACCTCTTATGAGCTTCTTTGGAAAGAACTCAGGGATAATGATAATCTTACTATGATTTCAATTCAAAATACGATGAGAAGAATTATAGAAAACTACTATGGTATGTTGGGAAATAAAAAAACGAATACTTAG
- a CDS encoding UvrD-helicase domain-containing protein, which produces MGLFDRLFGYRIVQQNTKRKSPMTEQDRPKNENAIRILECGKYIETLLNADRYIARSEYSKQISDFSSDIEFFSVLKQSGMFDDFCKKNNLSPSRINGIMDSYGNIQELIDEHNDKFVSESMIKEKDYLDNILKQVDPNIVLDEDQRRVVLTDEDYCLVIAGAGAGKTTTVAAKVKYLVDKKGIDPSQILVVSFTNKAVNELKDRIQKELDIPCPIATFHSTGNAIIHKNSPDEKLNIVDQSKLYFVIRDYFRNSIMRNESAVNNLIMLFASYFDAPYEGSDLNAFFNNIAKANFSTMRGDLEDFKREVIDTRTKKSVTIQNEVLRSYQEVEIANFLYLNNIDYEYEPIYKYDIEFSRKPYTPDFIIYQGEKSAYLEHFGITESGENDRFTPEEIERYKKAVRDKCILHKEHGTTLIYTFSAYNDGRSLLDHLKENLEAKGFELKPRSNKEVMEMLVAGEENRYIRKLINLICRFISNFKVNAYQADDFSRMYHSTQNVRSRLFLSICNDCYLEYERWLKENKAVDFEDMINESARLLREVKEMKKKLDFKYIIVDEYQDISRQRFDLTKELSEVTDAKIIAVGDDWQSIYAFSGSDITLFTKFEEKMGYAKMLKIVRTYRNSQEVIDIAGNFIQRNKEQINKQLISPKHIDDPVLIYTYDGTRKAYNGNRKSGGNYEMARSIETVLTDLLNYKKAEGKDPGSILLLGRYGFDGDHLERTGLFEYINRTNKVRSVKYPQLDITFMTAHSSKGLGYDDVIVINGKNETYGFPTKVEDDPVLSLVIKGDRSIDYAEERRLFYVAMTRTKNRVFFVAPEANPSEFLLELKQSYKNVKLLGDWNEEEPVSIAKKPCPLCGYPMQFKYKRSYGLRLYICTNEPEICGFMTNNYQAGKLSIQKCDKCRDGYLIVKQGRDKDFFLGCTNYKQNGTGCSRMISKQAYYSQMGYKMEAPAPERLMAYTSNINNVVNSDKNTAPNNNSIQEADVKVDQESKATQEVVKWNAKDDDYVEIIRAEVNPVLYGELDLNDVVFNIVKALQNVSRIKFYGMTVFCEVLCGEENKRIQDNKLDKIPEYGIYKTLSGDAVRTVVDWMISEHYILKTKGKYPVLHSTYEGLHYSESITEGKLKKLKKQLEGNKIPFDM; this is translated from the coding sequence ATGGGACTTTTTGACCGACTTTTCGGATACAGAATAGTACAACAGAATACAAAACGGAAGAGTCCTATGACTGAGCAGGACCGACCGAAAAATGAAAATGCCATACGTATATTGGAATGCGGTAAGTATATCGAGACTTTACTGAATGCTGACAGATATATAGCAAGGAGTGAATACTCCAAACAGATATCAGACTTTTCTTCAGATATAGAGTTCTTTTCTGTTCTTAAACAGAGTGGCATGTTTGATGATTTCTGCAAGAAGAATAATCTGAGTCCTAGCAGGATAAATGGCATCATGGATTCATATGGAAATATTCAGGAACTCATTGATGAGCATAATGATAAGTTCGTATCTGAATCTATGATTAAAGAGAAGGACTATCTTGATAATATTCTGAAGCAAGTGGATCCGAATATAGTACTTGATGAGGATCAACGCCGAGTTGTTCTTACAGATGAGGATTACTGCCTTGTAATCGCTGGAGCCGGAGCTGGAAAAACAACTACCGTTGCCGCAAAAGTTAAGTATTTGGTGGATAAGAAGGGAATAGATCCTTCTCAGATTCTTGTGGTTTCATTTACCAATAAGGCAGTAAACGAACTGAAGGATCGTATTCAAAAGGAACTTGATATTCCATGCCCGATAGCTACTTTCCATTCTACCGGAAATGCGATCATTCATAAGAACAGTCCGGATGAAAAGCTCAATATAGTTGATCAATCCAAGTTGTATTTTGTTATTCGTGATTATTTTCGCAATTCCATTATGAGAAATGAGAGCGCAGTAAATAATCTCATTATGCTTTTTGCTTCTTATTTCGATGCCCCTTATGAGGGATCGGATCTGAACGCTTTCTTCAATAATATTGCAAAAGCGAATTTCTCTACCATGCGTGGTGATCTGGAAGATTTCAAGCGTGAGGTTATTGATACACGTACTAAGAAGTCAGTAACAATCCAGAATGAAGTTCTTAGATCATATCAGGAAGTTGAGATTGCCAATTTCCTGTATCTCAACAATATTGATTACGAATATGAGCCGATTTACAAGTATGATATTGAGTTTTCACGCAAACCATACACCCCTGATTTTATAATTTATCAGGGAGAAAAGAGTGCTTATTTGGAGCACTTTGGAATAACTGAATCCGGCGAGAATGATAGATTTACACCGGAGGAGATCGAGAGATATAAGAAAGCCGTGAGAGACAAGTGCATTCTGCATAAGGAGCACGGCACAACACTGATATATACATTCTCCGCATATAACGATGGACGTTCGTTGTTGGATCATCTGAAAGAAAACCTTGAGGCAAAAGGTTTCGAATTGAAGCCTAGGTCTAATAAGGAAGTAATGGAGATGCTTGTTGCCGGGGAAGAGAATAGGTATATCCGTAAACTTATTAATCTCATCTGTCGGTTTATTTCGAATTTCAAGGTGAATGCATATCAGGCTGATGATTTTAGCCGTATGTATCACTCTACCCAGAATGTGAGAAGCAGATTGTTCTTGAGTATCTGCAATGACTGCTACCTGGAATATGAGCGCTGGCTGAAGGAAAACAAGGCTGTTGATTTTGAGGATATGATCAACGAGTCCGCACGTCTTCTTCGTGAAGTGAAGGAGATGAAGAAAAAACTGGACTTCAAATACATAATCGTTGATGAGTACCAGGATATTTCCAGACAGAGATTTGATCTTACAAAAGAACTGTCAGAAGTAACAGATGCCAAGATCATTGCAGTTGGTGATGACTGGCAGTCTATCTATGCATTTAGCGGATCTGATATTACTCTGTTCACAAAGTTTGAAGAGAAAATGGGATATGCGAAGATGCTGAAGATCGTCAGAACATATCGCAATTCCCAGGAAGTAATCGATATAGCAGGGAACTTCATTCAGAGAAATAAAGAGCAGATCAATAAGCAGCTTATTTCGCCGAAGCATATCGACGATCCGGTTCTTATCTATACATATGATGGTACGAGAAAAGCTTATAACGGAAACAGGAAGAGCGGTGGAAATTACGAAATGGCCCGCTCTATTGAGACTGTATTGACGGATCTTTTGAATTATAAGAAAGCAGAAGGGAAAGATCCGGGATCTATTCTGCTTCTGGGCAGATATGGGTTTGATGGAGATCATCTGGAAAGAACGGGTCTGTTTGAATATATTAACCGGACAAATAAAGTCAGAAGTGTAAAGTATCCACAGCTTGATATCACATTTATGACAGCACATTCTTCAAAGGGACTGGGATATGATGATGTAATAGTCATAAACGGCAAAAATGAAACATATGGCTTCCCGACAAAAGTTGAAGATGATCCGGTGCTTTCGTTGGTTATAAAAGGGGATCGGTCTATAGATTATGCAGAAGAACGTAGACTCTTTTATGTTGCAATGACCAGGACCAAAAACAGGGTATTCTTTGTGGCTCCTGAAGCCAATCCTTCTGAATTTTTGCTTGAATTAAAGCAGTCATATAAAAATGTGAAGCTTCTTGGTGACTGGAATGAGGAGGAGCCTGTCAGCATAGCCAAGAAGCCGTGTCCGTTGTGCGGATATCCAATGCAGTTTAAGTATAAGAGATCATATGGTCTTAGATTGTATATCTGTACGAATGAGCCGGAAATCTGCGGTTTTATGACTAACAATTACCAGGCTGGAAAACTTTCAATACAGAAGTGTGATAAATGCAGGGATGGATACTTGATCGTCAAACAAGGTCGAGATAAGGATTTCTTCCTTGGATGTACAAATTATAAGCAAAATGGAACAGGGTGTAGCCGGATGATAAGCAAGCAGGCCTATTATTCGCAGATGGGATATAAGATGGAAGCGCCTGCACCTGAGCGCCTGATGGCATACACATCTAACATAAACAATGTTGTGAATAGTGATAAGAATACTGCACCGAATAATAACAGCATTCAAGAAGCTGATGTCAAAGTGGATCAGGAATCTAAAGCAACACAGGAAGTTGTTAAGTGGAATGCCAAGGATGATGATTATGTTGAGATAATTCGAGCTGAAGTTAATCCGGTTCTCTATGGTGAACTGGATCTGAATGACGTTGTATTCAATATTGTTAAGGCTTTGCAAAATGTTAGCAGGATTAAATTCTATGGTATGACAGTATTTTGCGAGGTCCTATGTGGTGAGGAGAACAAACGGATCCAGGACAATAAGCTGGATAAGATTCCGGAGTATGGAATCTATAAGACGCTTTCAGGAGATGCAGTAAGAACCGTAGTCGACTGGATGATTTCGGAACACTATATTCTAAAAACCAAGGGAAAGTATCCCGTTCTCCATTCAACTTATGAGGGATTGCATTATTCAGAGAGTATTACAGAGGGTAAGCTTAAAAAGCTAAAGAAACAACTGGAAGGGAATAAGATACCGTTTGATATGTAA
- the recQ gene encoding DNA helicase RecQ, with translation MDAKEALKVYFGYDSYKPGQEEIIDSILAGKDVLAIMPTGSGKSICYQVPALLLPGITIVISPLISLMQDQVKALNEAGIKAGYINSSLTESQISTVYARALDGAYKILYVAPERLESYEFTNFVDKVGISMVTVDEAHCISQWGQDFRPSYLKIVDFIDGLSKRPIVSAFTATATEEVKNDISCVLKLKDPKIVVTGFDRENLYFDVETIKKKDDYVLEYIKNHPEDSGIIYCATRKNVDALYELLSNAGIQVARYHAGMNNEDRKESQNDFIYDRSPVIIATNAFGMGIDKSNVRFVIHYNMPQSMENYYQEAGRAGRDGEPSQCILLFSAQDIMINKFLLDHKDFTDIPYEDIELIRQRDAKRLQIMEGYCRTSGCLRNYILEYFGEKRNEPCDSCGNCHREFAEIDMTEDAKLVINCVWETKGRYGLNIILGTLLGANRARLKELGTTEYKTYGALKSRSESELRLLISQLLLDGYLYQTADKYSVIRLGNIDSLKEASARVLIRTYEDREPERQTRSRSRRSTDSLTKAGYELFETLRQLRLTIAREVGMPPYIVFSDKTLIDMSVKAPRDRLSMLGVSGVGEAKYEKYGERFIEAITAFIDENPESVTSIKDDDDAAEVRVKSARKRRSRKGTFYLNPEDEEKFEYCDLYLVGEIKDELNRITSGNNVKHIFGTDIYRFLTEKGYVEERNIDGRSVQVPTEIGQTKGIIAVEQTSKIGTVYTVLKYPHAVQKEIVEHYIEIRDQVATTEDEEEDVAENASFDRAAYNRKMNRPDGAGASWSEEEDKQLDEEFNGGMKISEIAKTHNRTNGAIRARLRKHGLIE, from the coding sequence ATGGATGCAAAAGAAGCATTAAAAGTCTACTTTGGTTATGATTCCTATAAACCCGGACAGGAAGAGATCATTGATTCGATTCTTGCAGGAAAAGATGTATTGGCAATCATGCCGACGGGATCAGGTAAGTCAATTTGTTATCAGGTACCTGCATTACTCTTGCCAGGTATTACGATTGTTATTTCACCGCTTATTTCACTTATGCAGGATCAGGTCAAAGCATTGAATGAGGCGGGGATCAAGGCAGGATATATTAACTCTTCATTGACGGAATCGCAGATATCTACAGTATATGCCAGAGCACTTGATGGAGCATATAAGATCCTGTATGTTGCGCCGGAACGCCTTGAAAGTTATGAGTTTACTAATTTTGTTGACAAAGTCGGTATCTCAATGGTTACGGTAGATGAGGCCCACTGTATTTCTCAATGGGGCCAGGACTTCAGACCAAGCTATCTTAAAATAGTGGATTTTATAGATGGTCTGAGCAAGAGACCTATAGTAAGTGCCTTTACAGCTACAGCAACTGAAGAAGTAAAAAATGATATTTCATGTGTTCTTAAACTGAAGGATCCCAAGATCGTGGTGACCGGTTTTGATCGTGAGAATCTGTATTTTGATGTGGAAACGATCAAGAAGAAGGATGACTATGTTTTGGAATATATCAAAAATCATCCTGAGGACAGCGGCATCATATACTGCGCTACAAGAAAAAATGTAGATGCATTGTATGAACTTCTTTCAAATGCTGGAATTCAGGTAGCAAGGTATCATGCCGGAATGAATAATGAAGACCGTAAAGAAAGTCAGAATGATTTCATATATGACAGATCGCCTGTGATCATAGCTACAAATGCATTCGGTATGGGTATTGATAAATCCAATGTCCGATTTGTTATTCATTACAACATGCCGCAGAGCATGGAGAACTACTATCAGGAAGCCGGCCGTGCGGGGAGAGACGGTGAACCGTCACAATGCATACTGCTGTTCTCGGCTCAGGATATTATGATAAACAAGTTCCTTTTGGATCATAAGGATTTTACGGATATTCCATATGAAGATATTGAACTGATCAGGCAAAGGGATGCAAAAAGACTTCAGATCATGGAAGGATATTGCAGAACATCCGGATGCCTTCGAAACTATATCCTTGAATACTTCGGAGAGAAGCGCAACGAGCCTTGTGACAGCTGCGGAAATTGCCATAGAGAGTTTGCTGAGATTGATATGACAGAGGATGCCAAGCTGGTCATCAATTGTGTATGGGAAACAAAGGGCAGATATGGATTGAATATAATCCTTGGAACTCTCCTTGGCGCGAACAGAGCCAGATTAAAAGAACTTGGAACCACTGAATACAAGACATACGGTGCGTTAAAGAGTCGATCTGAATCAGAGCTGAGGCTCCTTATCAGCCAACTGCTTTTGGATGGATATCTTTACCAGACTGCAGATAAATATAGCGTGATCCGCTTAGGAAATATAGATTCTCTTAAGGAAGCGAGTGCACGTGTCTTGATCAGAACATACGAAGACAGAGAACCTGAAAGACAGACTAGAAGCCGTAGCAGGCGAAGCACTGATTCTCTTACTAAGGCCGGATACGAATTATTTGAGACTCTCCGCCAGTTGAGACTGACTATTGCAAGGGAAGTGGGGATGCCGCCATATATTGTCTTCAGTGATAAAACATTGATAGACATGAGTGTTAAGGCTCCGCGGGACAGATTATCTATGCTGGGAGTATCGGGAGTCGGTGAAGCAAAGTATGAGAAATATGGTGAGAGGTTTATAGAGGCTATAACGGCTTTTATAGATGAGAATCCTGAATCGGTAACAAGCATCAAAGATGATGACGATGCTGCAGAAGTAAGGGTTAAGTCGGCAAGGAAGCGGAGGAGTCGAAAAGGAACTTTTTATCTTAATCCTGAGGATGAGGAAAAGTTCGAATACTGCGACCTCTATCTTGTAGGTGAGATCAAGGATGAACTGAATAGGATTACTTCCGGAAATAATGTTAAACATATATTTGGAACGGATATCTATAGATTCCTTACAGAAAAAGGGTATGTGGAAGAGCGGAATATCGATGGCAGATCTGTGCAGGTTCCGACAGAGATCGGTCAGACGAAGGGCATTATTGCTGTTGAACAGACCAGTAAAATAGGCACGGTATATACTGTGCTGAAGTATCCTCACGCGGTTCAGAAAGAAATAGTTGAGCATTATATAGAGATCCGTGATCAGGTTGCCACCACTGAGGACGAGGAAGAAGATGTAGCAGAAAATGCTTCTTTTGACCGTGCTGCATACAATCGGAAGATGAACAGACCTGACGGAGCCGGTGCATCCTGGTCAGAAGAAGAGGATAAGCAGCTTGATGAAGAGTTTAATGGTGGCATGAAGATTTCCGAAATTGCGAAGACTCACAATCGAACTAATGGTGCAATTCGTGCAAGACTCAGAAAACATGGGCTGATAGAGTGA